One genomic segment of Catalinimonas alkaloidigena includes these proteins:
- a CDS encoding chloride channel protein, producing the protein MGNESFFLQILIWRIKHISNRNFVLILSIIVGFLSGLAAVLLKESVHLIQYALTSHFDYEYSNYLYLAYPLIGILITVLLAKYFFREPFGHGITGILYAISRKSSNISRSKTYSNLLGSAITVGFGGSVGLEAPIVVTGSAIGSNIGRLVHLQAKKRALLIGCGTAGAISAIFNSPIAGVIFSIEVILTDISINAFIPLLISSVTGSLTSLLLLGDEILFSFTLEDPFTAMDTPYYFFLGIFCGLVSLYFTRITYQIENFLSSIRNQYKRAVLGGLALGLIIFIFPPMYGEGYNFIKLMLEGNEQAIFDNSMFFQRFGNVSILLLFILGLILIKPIAAASTIGAGGNGGIFAPSLFIGAVTGFFFAKLVNTMGIFGTVSLSNFTLVGMCGLMSGILHAPLTAIFLIAEITSGYTLFVPLMLVSALSYSTILYFERYSLYLKSLVKKGYLNPDDRDLQVLSLIDIKKLLETDLLTIRPDASLGDLVNLVRVSKRNIFPVVNEQKELVGIVTLDDIRKIMFDHESQESIKVSSLMHAPPDKISTTETMQEVMEKFEKTGAWNLPVLNEGKYMGLISKSRIFNAYRNKLMRQRKEF; encoded by the coding sequence ATGGGTAACGAAAGTTTCTTTCTTCAAATTTTAATCTGGCGTATCAAACACATCAGCAATCGTAATTTTGTGCTGATACTCAGTATTATCGTTGGATTTCTTTCCGGGCTGGCCGCAGTGCTTCTCAAAGAGAGCGTCCACCTCATCCAGTACGCTCTTACTTCTCATTTTGATTATGAATATTCAAACTATCTTTACCTTGCGTACCCGCTCATAGGGATACTAATAACGGTTTTGCTGGCGAAGTATTTTTTTAGAGAACCCTTTGGGCATGGTATCACTGGTATTCTATATGCAATTTCAAGAAAGTCAAGTAACATCAGCCGGTCCAAAACCTATTCAAACTTACTAGGAAGTGCAATCACGGTAGGTTTTGGTGGTTCAGTCGGATTGGAGGCCCCGATTGTGGTTACCGGTTCCGCCATTGGTTCAAATATCGGAAGGCTGGTTCATTTACAGGCCAAGAAAAGGGCATTGCTAATTGGTTGTGGTACTGCTGGAGCAATTTCCGCGATATTTAATTCTCCTATCGCAGGCGTGATATTTAGCATTGAAGTGATTTTGACAGATATCAGTATCAATGCTTTTATACCCTTGCTGATTTCATCTGTAACAGGTTCTTTAACCTCTTTACTACTTTTGGGCGATGAAATATTGTTTTCGTTTACCTTAGAAGACCCTTTTACCGCAATGGATACGCCTTACTATTTCTTTCTGGGCATCTTTTGTGGACTCGTCTCACTTTATTTTACTCGTATTACTTATCAGATTGAAAATTTTTTAAGCAGTATCAGAAACCAGTATAAACGAGCGGTATTGGGAGGACTGGCGTTAGGGTTAATAATTTTCATCTTCCCTCCTATGTATGGAGAGGGTTATAATTTCATCAAATTAATGCTGGAAGGTAATGAGCAGGCTATTTTTGATAATAGCATGTTTTTTCAACGTTTTGGAAATGTAAGCATACTCTTACTGTTTATCCTGGGGCTAATCTTAATCAAACCAATCGCAGCTGCCAGTACAATCGGGGCCGGTGGAAACGGTGGAATATTCGCACCTTCATTATTTATAGGGGCAGTGACAGGCTTCTTTTTTGCCAAATTGGTGAATACTATGGGAATATTTGGCACTGTTAGTCTTAGCAACTTCACCCTGGTAGGCATGTGTGGACTTATGAGTGGAATATTGCACGCACCACTTACCGCCATTTTCCTGATTGCGGAAATCACCAGCGGCTATACCCTTTTCGTACCCCTGATGCTTGTGTCTGCATTATCATATAGTACAATTCTGTACTTTGAAAGATATTCTCTCTATCTCAAATCACTGGTAAAAAAGGGATATCTGAATCCTGACGATCGCGATTTACAAGTGTTAAGCCTCATTGATATCAAAAAGCTGCTGGAAACTGATTTACTTACGATCCGGCCCGATGCCTCTTTAGGGGACTTAGTAAACCTTGTCAGAGTATCCAAAAGAAACATATTTCCGGTGGTGAATGAACAGAAGGAATTGGTGGGGATCGTGACGCTGGACGATATCCGTAAAATCATGTTTGACCATGAGTCTCAGGAAAGCATCAAGGTCTCATCGCTCATGCATGCCCCCCCTGATAAGATATCCACTACCGAGACGATGCAGGAAGTCATGGAAAAATTTGAGAAAACTGGAGCCTGGAACCTTCCTGTTCTCAATGAAGGTAAATATATGGGCTTGATTTCCAAGTCCAGGATTTTCAACGCATATCGTAACAAACTGATGCGCCAGCGTAAAGAATTTTAA
- a CDS encoding TlpA family protein disulfide reductase, which translates to MKKLLFIFCFSGLFFNGKAQDIPSYSFEELEEKIITESEERALVVNFWATWCAPCIKELPYFESLTEAYAPDKLKVLLVSLDMDKERAVKFKEKKKLQSDVAYLDEVDFNKWIDKISPDWSGAIPATLMISPEGNSSFYEGEFTKEELYEQVKRFFNKTD; encoded by the coding sequence ATGAAGAAGCTTTTATTCATTTTTTGTTTTTCAGGTTTATTTTTTAATGGAAAAGCTCAGGATATCCCTTCTTATTCCTTTGAAGAACTGGAAGAAAAAATTATAACTGAATCTGAAGAACGCGCATTGGTCGTAAACTTCTGGGCAACATGGTGCGCACCCTGCATCAAAGAACTTCCATATTTTGAGAGCTTAACAGAAGCATATGCCCCTGATAAATTAAAAGTATTACTGGTAAGCTTGGATATGGATAAGGAAAGAGCCGTCAAATTTAAAGAGAAGAAAAAATTACAGTCGGATGTAGCTTATCTTGATGAGGTAGATTTCAATAAGTGGATTGATAAAATCAGTCCTGATTGGAGCGGTGCTATTCCTGCTACATTGATGATATCTCCTGAAGGAAACAGCTCCTTTTACGAAGGTGAGTTTACAAAAGAAGAATTATATGAGCAAGTAAAACGTTTTTTCAACAAAACAGATTAG
- a CDS encoding thioredoxin family protein gives MKRYVAFFSVLTLIFTISANTAKQEGYEVGDYATDFNLEGVDGKKVSLSDYEDAEGFIVIFTCNTCPYAKMYEQRIIKLHKTYADKGYPVVAINPNCSERSPGDSMSEMKKRAQEKGFGFAYLQDETQDITKAYGATNTPHVYILDKENSGKLKVAYIGTIDNNYKDADKANVHYVQDAVDALMQGNSVPETNTKAIGCTIKWKMS, from the coding sequence ATGAAAAGATATGTTGCATTTTTCTCTGTGCTTACATTGATATTTACCATCAGCGCAAATACTGCCAAACAGGAAGGCTATGAGGTTGGTGATTATGCTACAGACTTCAACCTGGAAGGCGTAGATGGCAAAAAAGTATCGCTTAGTGATTATGAGGACGCTGAAGGCTTTATTGTAATATTTACCTGCAATACCTGCCCATATGCCAAGATGTATGAGCAACGCATCATTAAATTACATAAAACGTATGCTGACAAAGGCTATCCTGTTGTTGCCATCAACCCTAATTGTTCAGAGCGATCTCCCGGAGATTCCATGAGCGAAATGAAAAAGCGCGCCCAAGAAAAAGGTTTTGGTTTCGCGTACCTTCAGGATGAAACCCAGGACATCACCAAAGCTTATGGTGCTACCAATACTCCGCATGTTTATATACTGGATAAGGAAAACAGTGGTAAACTGAAAGTGGCTTATATTGGTACGATTGACAATAATTACAAAGATGCTGATAAAGCAAACGTACATTATGTTCAGGATGCTGTTGATGCTTTAATGCAAGGTAATAGTGTACCTGAAACCAATACTAAAGCAATAGGCTGCACAATAAAATGGAAAATGAGCTAA
- the purQ gene encoding phosphoribosylformylglycinamidine synthase subunit PurQ, with translation MKFGIVIFPGSNCDEDLYYVYKEILKLDVVKLWHKERDLKGCDFILVPGGFSYGDYLRSGAIARFSPIMDAVIEHANKGGYVLGICNGFQILTEAGLLPGTLLKNKEQKFICKNAYIKPVSKTALMTASLDHHKAYKIPVAHADGRYYAPENVIKTLEDNDQILFQYCSDKCELDELSNFNGSIHAIAGVCNKEKNVFGLMPHPERASDEALGNTDGKALLASLLEKNLV, from the coding sequence ATGAAATTTGGTATTGTAATCTTTCCCGGTTCCAATTGTGATGAAGATTTATATTATGTCTATAAAGAAATTCTGAAACTGGATGTTGTAAAACTTTGGCATAAAGAAAGAGATTTAAAAGGCTGTGATTTTATCCTGGTTCCTGGTGGTTTTTCTTATGGTGACTACCTACGTTCCGGAGCCATTGCACGCTTTTCGCCTATAATGGATGCTGTGATTGAACACGCAAATAAAGGTGGATATGTCTTAGGAATATGCAACGGATTCCAGATTCTTACCGAAGCAGGATTACTTCCCGGCACCTTGCTCAAAAACAAAGAGCAAAAATTTATTTGTAAGAATGCATATATCAAACCAGTGTCAAAAACAGCGCTGATGACAGCTAGCCTTGATCACCACAAAGCATATAAAATTCCGGTAGCTCATGCCGATGGTCGCTATTATGCGCCTGAAAATGTGATCAAAACACTGGAAGATAATGATCAAATTCTTTTTCAATACTGTAGCGATAAATGCGAACTTGATGAGCTGAGTAACTTTAATGGTTCAATCCATGCAATCGCGGGTGTCTGCAATAAGGAAAAAAATGTATTTGGATTAATGCCTCACCCTGAGCGAGCATCTGATGAAGCATTGGGCAACACTGATGGAAAAGCCTTACTAGCATCTTTACTTGAAAAAAATCTGGTATGA
- a CDS encoding type II toxin-antitoxin system HigB family toxin: MNVIAKRTLREFWLKHPEAEVALKEWHHTAEKATWEKPSKIVEAIANTRFIGNNRFVFKIRGNNHCLVVKILFPFRQVYVRFVGTHAEYGQIDANTI; the protein is encoded by the coding sequence ATGAATGTTATTGCTAAAAGAACACTAAGAGAGTTTTGGCTCAAACATCCTGAAGCTGAAGTGGCTCTTAAAGAGTGGCACCATACCGCTGAAAAAGCTACTTGGGAAAAGCCTAGCAAAATAGTAGAAGCTATTGCCAATACGCGTTTTATTGGTAATAACCGTTTTGTGTTCAAAATCAGAGGTAACAATCATTGCTTGGTTGTGAAAATCTTATTTCCGTTTCGGCAAGTGTATGTTCGTTTTGTAGGTACACATGCTGAATATGGTCAGATTGATGCTAATACTATTTAA
- a CDS encoding helix-turn-helix domain-containing protein codes for MAQLQITPIRSEKDLNKAFARIDQLIEAKPDTVEYEELVILGDLVYAYEQKHHAIGLPDPIDLLKAKIEDGDISLEELKEILPNRSTRSLVLSKQRRIPVKAMYEMVSRGWFPAASVFLPAYFEGFEAAS; via the coding sequence ATGGCTCAATTACAAATAACTCCGATTCGTAGCGAGAAAGATCTCAACAAGGCTTTTGCCCGTATTGATCAGCTCATTGAAGCTAAGCCTGATACTGTTGAGTACGAAGAATTGGTCATTCTAGGGGACTTGGTGTATGCCTATGAACAAAAACATCATGCTATCGGTCTTCCCGATCCAATTGATTTGTTAAAAGCTAAGATTGAGGATGGAGACATTAGCCTGGAGGAGCTTAAAGAAATCCTGCCTAACCGATCTACCCGCTCTCTGGTATTAAGTAAACAAAGGAGAATTCCCGTGAAGGCTATGTATGAAATGGTATCCAGAGGATGGTTTCCTGCAGCATCTGTTTTTCTGCCAGCCTATTTTGAAGGCTTTGAAGCTGCTTCTTGA
- a CDS encoding alkyl sulfatase dimerization domain-containing protein — protein MFDQLNSALQEGHYQWGLRLADYLLPTDYEKTIVVEVKIKLLRALVAQQINAPARNYYLSYTYELEKNIQ, from the coding sequence ATGTTTGATCAGCTGAATAGTGCATTACAGGAAGGTCATTATCAGTGGGGATTACGATTAGCCGACTATCTACTCCCAACAGACTATGAAAAAACGATAGTTGTTGAAGTGAAGATAAAGTTGTTAAGAGCGTTAGTAGCACAACAAATAAATGCTCCCGCCAGAAACTACTATCTCTCGTATACTTACGAATTGGAGAAAAATATACAGTAG